Proteins encoded by one window of Elaeis guineensis isolate ETL-2024a chromosome 12, EG11, whole genome shotgun sequence:
- the LOC105033382 gene encoding binding partner of ACD11 1, with amino-acid sequence MSVRTVKVSNVSLSASEQDVKEFFSFSGDIEYVEMHSGDEWSQIAYVTFKDSQGAETALLLSGATIVDLSVIITPAPDYQLPPIASAPPLSKDAKAPGGSGSAVQKAEDVVTSMLAKGFILGKDAVNKAKTFDEKHRLTSTASAKVVSFDKKIGLSEKICMGTSAVNEKVKEMDQKFQVSGKTKSAFSAAEQKVSSAGSAIMKNRYVFTGASWVTGAFNKVAKAASDVGSKTKEKVVEQEQKKVLEG; translated from the exons ATGTCG GTAAGGACTGTCAAAGTCAGCAATGTTTCCCTCAGTGCATCTGAGCAGGATGTCAAGgagttcttttccttttctggagACATCGAATATGTTGAGATGCATAG TGGGGATGAATGGTCACAAATTGCATATGTTACTTTCAAAGATTCCCAGGGAGCAGAGACTGCACTACTTCTATCG GGTGCAACAATAGTTGATTTGTCTGTCATCATTACACCAGCTCCAGATTACCAATTACCTCCTATCGCTTCAGCTCCACCACTG TCTAAGGATGCTAAAGCCCCTGGTGGTTCTGGATCTGCTGTTCAAAAGGCTGAAGATGTTGTCACCAGCATGCTTGCCAAGGGTTTTATCTTAGGCAAAGATGCTGTCAACAAAGCAAAAACGTTTGATGAGAAACACCGACTCACATCCACAGCCAGTGCCAAGGTTGTGTCTTTTGACAAGAAGATTGGTCTTAGCGAGAAGATCTGCATGGGCACCTCAGCCGTCAATGAAAAGGTCAAGGAAATGGATCAGAAATTTCAGGTCTCTGGGAAGACTAAATCAGCCTTTTCTGCTGCCGAGCAGAAAGTTAGCAGTGCAGGTTCAGCAATCATGAAGAACAGGTATGTATTCACTGGGGCTTCATGGGTGACTGGTGCCTTCAATAAGGTTGCCAAGGCTGCAAGTGATGTCGGGTCAAAGACAAAAGAGAAAGTTGTAGAGCAAGAGCAAAAGAAGGTACTGGAGGGTTAG